A single genomic interval of Oryza sativa Japonica Group chromosome 7, ASM3414082v1 harbors:
- the LOC4344335 gene encoding probable E3 ubiquitin-protein ligase ATL45 codes for MEILVSALLLLLVPPLSALLAVAAPSLAWPSGSSSVRKLIAKKVAPEQAARDELLRVARYSSASAAAAASAVQQPGGSESSRPAAAAADDGGRPDQCAVCLSGIEEGDEVRELRCRHLFHRGCLDRWWLSARPPATCPLCRCRLLQSPSAAADDGDGDGEEDSDSDMVMFMAYLRSSSTWL; via the coding sequence atGGAGATCTTGGTGAGTGCACTGCTCCTGCTCCTCGTGCCACCCTtgtccgccctcctcgccgtcgccgcgccgagccTCGCGTGGCcgtcggggtcgtcgtcggtgaggaaGCTGATCGCCAAGAAGGTGGCGCCGGAGCAGGCGGCGCGCGACGAGCTGCTGCGCGTGGCGCGGTACAGTAGcgctagcgccgccgctgccgctagtGCTGTCCAACAACCAGGCGGCAGCGAGAGTAgtcgtccggcggcggcggcggcggatgatgGTGGGCGGCCGGATCAGTGCGCGGTGTGCCTGAGCGGCAtcgaggagggcgacgaggtGAGGGAGCTCCGGTGCCGGCACCTGTTCCACCGTGGCTGCCTCGACCGGTGGTGGTTgtcggcgcggccgcccgccaCGTGCCCGCTCTGCCGCTGCCGGCTCCTGCAGagcccgtcggcggcggcggacgacggcgacggcgacggcgaggaggattcGGACTCGGACATGGTGATGTTCATGGCGTACCTGCGAAGCAGTAGCACCTGGCTCTAG